The DNA region GCAAAGGGATCTGTACTCCTACCTGCACGACCAGACGCTGCGGCAACTCAACCAGGGGTTCACCGGTATCGAGATCGCCGAGGACTTCGTGATGCCGCCGGCGCTGGAACGGGCCTGGCACGCCCACGGGTATTACGGATCGGTCAGCCACAACGTCAAAGCGGTGTACCAGCGCTACATGGGCTGGTTCGACGGCAACCCCGCGCGGTTGTGGCCGCACCCGCCCGAAGCCATCGGGCCGCGTTATGTGGCGGCGATCGGCGGTGTCGACCGAGTTGTCGAGATCGCCCAGTCGGCGTTTGACGAGGGCGATTTCCGTTGGGCCGCAACACTGCTCGATCACGTGATCTTCACCGACGAGAACCACGCGGGGGCTCGGCAGTTGTATGCCGACACTCTCGAACAGCTTGCGTACGGGTCCGAGACCGCGACCTGGCGCAACTTCTTCCTCGCCGGCGCCACCGAACTGCGCGACGGCAACTTCGGTACCCCGACGCAGACTTCGTCCACGTCGATGGCGTCCCAGTTGTCGCCCGAGCAGATGTTCGACGTGTTGGCGATCAGCGTGAACGGTCCGCGGGCCTGGGATCTCGACCTCGCCATCGACATCACGTTCCTCGATGCCGCCACCAACTACCGGCTCACGCTGCGCAACGGCGTGCTGGTCTACCGCAAGGTGCCCGCCGATGCGGCGACCGCTCAGGCGACGCTGAACTTGGCGAGCAAGCTGCGTCTGCTCACGCTGGCGGCGGGGGACAGCACCTCGGCCGGCCTCGAGATCACCGGCGACGCCACGGTTCTCGAGTCGTTGGTCGGGGCTCTGGACAAGCCCGATCCCGGGTTCAACATCGTCACGCCCTGACTTTCCGCGGAATAGCATTCCGGGTTGCGCTCGAAGGCCGAGCCACTGCCAGGAATGCTATTCCGCGGGCCACGGCCGAGATCGAGTCACGCCCCGCCGTCGGCCCGCAGGATGGAGCCCGTGGTGAAACTCGACGCGTCGGACATCAGAAACAGTGCGGCACCGACGATTTCGCTGGGATCGCCAGCCCGCTGAAGCGCACTGTGCGCAAATGGGGTGGCCGACTCCCCGAAGTTCCAAGCCTTGCTGACATCGGTGAGGAACGGCCCGGGCATCAACGTGTTCACCCGGACGGTCGGACCGAACGCCAACGCCAGGCCCTCGGTCATGGCGTTCAGCCCGGCCTTGGACGCCGCGTAGGGCAGGAACGACGGGTGCGGGCGCAGTGAGCCGTGAGTGCTGACGTTGATGATCGTTCCGCTTCCGGCGGCGACCATCCGTTCCCCGATCAGCGCCGACAACCGGAAGGGACCCTTCAGGTTGAGGTTCATCACCGCGTCGAACAGTTTCTCGGTGACATCGGTCAGCGAGCCGTAAAGAGGTGACATACCGGCGTTGTTGACCAGGACGTCGACCCGCCCGAACCGGTCGTAGCAGGCGTCGACCAGCCCGTCGAGTTCGTCCCAGTGCCCTACGTGCACCTGGTACGGAAAGGCGATCCGCCCTGTCTCCGCGGTGATCTCCTCGGCGGTGGCCACGCATGCGTCGTACTTGC from Mycobacterium sp. DL includes:
- a CDS encoding SDR family oxidoreductase: MSAQIPTAAELFDLTGRVVLITGGSRGLGREMAFAAARSGADVIVASRKYDACVATAEEITAETGRIAFPYQVHVGHWDELDGLVDACYDRFGRVDVLVNNAGMSPLYGSLTDVTEKLFDAVMNLNLKGPFRLSALIGERMVAAGSGTIINVSTHGSLRPHPSFLPYAASKAGLNAMTEGLALAFGPTVRVNTLMPGPFLTDVSKAWNFGESATPFAHSALQRAGDPSEIVGAALFLMSDASSFTTGSILRADGGA